The following nucleotide sequence is from Coffea eugenioides isolate CCC68of chromosome 10, Ceug_1.0, whole genome shotgun sequence.
TTTGTGGACCGTAAATCGGTTTGTAAAATGGCCACGCACATTGACCCGGGCATTGAGTCACCGAGTTACCGGCCCAGATATAAACCGACCACGAATTCAATCTTCTCACCGATCCATGTTTCCCACAATTACTCATGCAAAAGCCTTCCACAGCAACGTCTTGACTCGTAAGAACCAGTGTCAACTCACCGGGTTTCGGGTTCACTCGGCGAGCCAACCTGGCGATGTGGGAATTCTTTAGGCTTTTGCCCAGTGAACATCTTTCATCAGTAATTTGAGTTGACAATACTACATTGGTGGGCTTTTTACCTGCTTTTTTCATGTAGGTTCCAATTTTTTGCCACCAATTTGAAACTGATGGCTCGTTAGCAGAAGAAATTGCATTTTTCACACTGGGATTTAAAGAATAAAGAAAGTCAACAACAATGGATTTTTGGGCTGGAGTGAATGTTCCATACCAGACTATTGAGACATTAATATTGCCCTGTAGCAATGCGCCCTTATGATATTTAAGGGCCATAGGAGGTGGTTTGTACAGCGAAAATAGCTTTCTTGCCCCGTAACTTGTATTGGCAAAGCTCAGAAGCACAAGAACAAGAAGTATAGAAGTAGTTTTAGAAATTTTCAGGGAATCCATGCAGAGAAAATTTGTGAAAATtgacaaattaaacaaataaccAAAGAATAGAGTATGGAAAGATGGGAATTTGGATAGGATTGCGGGAGTTGAGTGTGTTGAGAGGGAGTATATATAGGTGGCTAGGTGCATGAATTGAAGATTAGATCCGGAAGGTTGGGGTGCCGCTTTCCTGAGCAGCTTCAGTGGTAGAAttttacaaataaataaatatatgaatAGTACGTGTACATAGATCACGAGaatgaaggaaagaaaagataaaagatTGGACATTGGGACAAGGGTTTTTCTGGCAGATGGGTTTAGGAGAATAGGATACAGTACTTCGCAGATGCTGCCATCAATCAATTACCTTGTCTTTATTTCTCCAAATTTATTTGCTCATCATTATTACAATAATACACCTGTgcacagtaaaaatatctctaatgcaaatctcaaaactccaaaaataTTGCAATGGAAGGGGGTGGGCACTGTGTATGCTGTTTCGTGCATGTGTCGAGAGCTTTTTCCAAGGCAGTTTAGTAGCTACAATTAATTGTTGGTAAGGAACTGTTGATACATTTTAATGCATAGCTAATTAGTAGTGGAAGTCGCTGGTGCATCAATATTTTTGGTCGTAATAATCAAGATTATCCTAAACAAGCTGCTTCAAATATGATAGACACCTTGTTGCTTAATGAGGCGAACTAATTTTGATGTTGCATGAGTCAAAGCCGTATGTAGGAGAAGTTTTATAATTTACTAAGTGAAATAATGAAGGAATAAGAGGGTATGGGGGGGCATTTTCTGGGGATGGTGACTTGCTGACCTGTGTTTATGGAACTTGGCAATGGTACAGACTAAATGCCTGCAGTGGGACTAACTTGGTCATTATTTCAACTTCTGCTACGCCAGTTTGTGCACTGAACTTGGGCACTAGAGCAATCATCATTTGGGCACCCAAATTCTTGGGTTTCCCTTTCACCTGCATCACTGCATGTCCAATGGAGGATAAAAGGGACTTGATGAAGCTTTCCATGCTTGTATGGGGTCATCACCCATGCCCTTTCTACATCAAGGTTCAAGAGCCTAAGCggttcttcttttcttttcttttttttgtggggTTGTAGAAAGGGCCTATTTGGTTGATTTTGTGTCCAAAGTACTGGATGCATGGTAGGAATGTGGCAGGACTGAACATGTTACGAGTTGACCAAATACATTTCGGGTTAAGAGTTCTTTGTTTATTGGGGGAGAAATTAATGGGTTATTTCATTAAATAATTGGAGTATGGAATACAATTTGATCCTTCAAGAAGTTTGTGATCTGATTCAGCCATAACTTTCTTCACATGGAGTTTCTAAAAACCAAGAGGGGTAGTTGAGAACTCTTAAAAAACTGACTAGCTTCCAACTAAACCTGATTTTACATTTTGGAATCCTGAATTTAATTTGGCATAAGAAGTtataaaattttagtttttggGCTCCAAAATGCTCCACCAACTCTCAAGGGCCATGTAAATTTGCAATAGCAAAAATGTTCaattttgcccctgtttactgaGATCCAAAATGTTTTCACAAACCTGAAGGGGGCTCCTTTACTTGCAATCTACAATTGGCATCAAGAATGGTCAGCATAGAGATGCTCCCAATTATTGATGACAACACCACCTAGCTACTTACACATCATAATCGCAGAAAAAACAAGCCATACTAGCTAGGGAACTTAACAAAGTCAAAGTTCCAGAGCAAGATTCATAGTACCAGTATCTTTTGCTTCTGGTTGGTAAGAAGAAGAATTTAATTCTTACTAAAATACAGAGTAATGCAAGCAAGCAGGCAACCCGCTGGTCAGAAATTACAAGGCCTAGTACGTGCAACAACAATGATCTGCAGTCTGCAGTCTTAATACATACTTATTGGTTGCTTACCTAATGTATGCAAGCAAGGAAACAAGACAGCTTGGTTTGTAACTTGGTCAAAAGGACAGCTTTATTCATATGAAAATTAAAacgagaagaagaaaaaaaggaccCATCAGACACGCCGCAGTTAGACTGCTTCAGGCCATGCAAGAAGATGCATAATTAGGTAATTATGTGAGACAGTAGCGTGTAACCACTACAATATATTCATATAACTATGGACTAATTAAATTGTAATTAACAAAAGTAGGCCCCCTGAAATCTAGTCTTTATGTAATTGTCAAATTTTCAAAAGCTATAAGATAGCTCTCGGTCTGGTTTAATTGCACGTGAACCTTCGAGATCGCTTACAGATTTGAGACCCATTGTGATTTGTGCTGACTAGCTGGTAACTTATTTGTGCCTTTATGCAGTATTATCTCAAAATAGTCAAGGGAAGATTTTAAATAATGACTCAATTATTAACTGGCACAAGGCATTTTTGTCAAACTTTAGGTAGATATCAGTTTTTCTGCAAGTGACAAGTCGACCCGAGGATGGTCGTCTTGAGAAGGAACCTTCCTGTATGGGAGCTACAACGTCAaacctttttgttttgttatgttttgtttttgtttttaggCTGTCTTTctgaaagaaggaagaaatgaaatTTACTGCTATGTTTGCCAAGTTTCTGCTGAAATTTACACTTACGTTATCTAAATTGGATTAACTTCTACGAATAAACAGTGGTAGTACTCTAAGCTAGTTTGGAAAGCGAAAATTCAAACAGATTTTCTAGTATAACATTACAAACAACTTGAGCAAGGCATCTTAAAGGTTTTTTTTTCTGAAGAAATTTATTTCATTGCTGCCGTGATATTTCTAAAACCATTTTGTTCTTAATTTGTG
It contains:
- the LOC113750171 gene encoding protein EXORDIUM-like 2: MDSLKISKTTSILLVLVLLSFANTSYGARKLFSLYKPPPMALKYHKGALLQGNINVSIVWYGTFTPAQKSIVVDFLYSLNPSVKNAISSANEPSVSNWWQKIGTYMKKAGKKPTNVVLSTQITDERCSLGKSLKNSHIARLARRVNPKPGELTLVLTSQDVAVEGFCMSNCGKHGSVRRLNSWSVYIWAGNSVTQCPGQCAWPFYKPIYGPQTEPLGAPNGDVGVDGMVVNIASLMAGAVTNPFGNGYFQGPAGAPLEAASACPGVYGKGAYPGYAGELLVDKTTGASYNAVGTNGRKYLLPALVDPNTSECSTIV